A segment of the Saccharomyces kudriavzevii IFO 1802 strain IFO1802 genome assembly, chromosome: 2 genome:
ATTGACAAGATTACCCATATCTCTATCAAGTATTGAGAGTTTCTCGGCGAGGAGTTGATTCTTTGTCATTAACTATTATGTTTTCGTACcaaatatattcaatattcaatattGCTTGACCAGTATCTGAGCATTCCTGACCAAATTTTTGCAATTGTTCGGATATAGTATGGACAAGTAATTTTTCGCACTTGAAGCAATTATAATTTAAGTTTCACCCAACCTTAGAGGCTCGTTTTTTCCCGATAATCGATTTTATTTTGGACTGGTGCGATTGTGATGTCAGCCTTGTTTCGGACGCCGCGGCAAGGAACTTTTTCTCGATACGACGTGGGGCGTCTCTTCTTCAGTGCCGCGGCAAGAACCCTCTCTCAATGCTGGCACAATAGATTCTCAGCCTTTTCAACCAAATGCAGTTTAATTCATGAAATGCCAAGAGGccaaaataatgaatataaaaGCACTTACCGAAACGTAGCATCTAAATTCCTGCATCTCATCTATCAATGTTAAAATATCAGGTTGAGATAAGCAGTTCATATAGCTCTTTGATAGATCTTTTACTGTATCTTAACATTCAATAATGTCTACTGACTCCGACTTTGTTCTTTACCATTATACGCCCAGCAAAAGAGCTGCGATTGTGTTTGTCGTGCTCTTTATTTTAATGATAGTTGTTTATGCTGTGCAAACTTTTAATGCTGCGAGAAAGGCTTCCAAAATAGCTAGATATAACTCATTTGAGCCATCGGATGATAAGATAGATGATAAAACAGATGACAAGACAGATGATAAGtctgttatttttgaaaataatgattccaaaaaaaaattcaaagttttgTCGACAGTTTGTGCATTTAtaccttttttcattggttTCATCATGGAGTTTATTGGGTATATTGGCAGAGTATTATCTAGTTCCGATCCTACAAAAATAGCGCCATATATTATTCAATCCCTCCTTTTATTGGTGGCTCCAGCGCTAATCGCTGCGACTATTTATATGGTTTTTGGAAGACTCTTGAATGCTATGAGATGCGAGTCTTTGATGCTAATCTCCGCACGTTTCGGTACGACATTTTTTGTCGTTGGTGATGtttttagtttctttttacaAGCAGCAGGCGGTGGGCTGATGTCTAAGAAAGGATCGACAAAGACCGGTTCAAACCTCATAACCGCTGGCCTTATTGTACagatagttttttttggatttttcattattaatGAGATAAGATTTTCAATTAgcgtcaaaaaaaaatgttcgTTCTACAGTGGCATTTCCAGAAAATGGTTCATTGTAAATGCTACCCTATTATTGAGCAGTGTCTTGATTTTAGTACGTTCTATCGTCAGAGTTGTTGAATTTATTCAGGGATTTGATggttttattatttccCACGAGTATTTCATTTATGTCTTCGACGCTGTGCCAATGTTGTTGGTGATCATAGCATTTAGTGTGGGTTCCTTCTTTGGCAATGTATTTGATGTGATAGCAGAATGTCAatattcaactttttcagattctGCATAGGGATTGTATACTCAACTAAGTACACTTTTATCATATTTTATTCTCGGTTCATCACAggtgattgaatgtatttCACAAAGGTAGACGTTAGCCAAGTATTAGAAATACAAACACTTTTCACGCCCTTTACTTTGGTTAATGAGCGGATCTCCCACTGTTGTCACATACAGTATTTTATAGTTACTACCATAGCCCAATGTTTTGAACATGACATTAAACACATTGTGATAGGCTTTGGGACCTACAGGATAGCACAAAAAGCAATGCCATACATGGTTCATACACCCGCAAACCGTACCAGTGACTTATAGCATCaagtacatatatatattagtAGTGAGCAGTATCAAAACGCTAGAGCACTATAAAAACATTGACAATCAGACAATGCAGCGGGCTATAGTAAATTACCAATAGGTAAAACTTATCATGGTAAATAAACTctgaaatggaaaaaaataacgtaATCAAAGCCACTAGCAACAAACATAAACTCATTAGTAATAAAAAAGCCAAAATATTGCAGCTTGTACCAAGGAACGTAGAGAGAAAATGGTATACCATTCCATAATTGaaatgaggaaaagaagcCCTATTCTCAGAACCTTAAAGTAGATTATTGTAGAAAAAAGTGTTTGCACAATTGATCTCAGGTAATCTAACCAAGAATTGCAGAGAAGGAAAGGGAATTTACTGCTGAGCACAACAATATGTCCTCACaataacagaaaaaaggaaaaaaggaaaaaagaaacacactttttttgtatagGTTGCGGACTGCCTCCCAAGATCACTGGCAAGGTCGACCTTCTGCCAGTATAACTATCGGTTTCCCAAAAGAGTGGTTGGTTTGTGAGGATTAATTGCCGCATTTCTGAGCCACTGCGTTCATTGCTGTGCTTGAACATGCTCGCGCTATTTATTAAGACACTTCGTAGAGTACGCACTGCGCATCTTCGTCGTATACGAAAGCTCAAAAAGCACAAAGCTCCCAGTAGCCATAGATTTTTAGTCACCGTTTCATTCACTGGCTGTTAGCCCATTACTTCTGTTGTAAGaacaaatttctttctcgTATGATCAAGGAATCTTGCCAGCGGCATTAGTTTGGTGGATACGCAGTCAATTAACTTAGTTTAACTTTCAGGACCACCGAGGGGCGCATGTCGGACTTAAAATCTAAAATACCAAACTGAATAGTGGGGGTGGGGTATGCGTTTTTGTGTGCGTGGGGTAGCCGGAATCATCTACAAAGGCACAAAGGCACAAAGGCACAAGGCCGCGTGGGGTGACTTTACTGTGTACAGGTTTGTCAGCAGGCTGGCCTCTGAGTTTGAATGCTGCCTGGTCCAATATGACGTAAACtttcgaagaaaatattagaTAATAGTATCCCTGACTGCCACCTAAGACCGGAAGAAACCCCATGAAAGGAAAGTGGTGTTTGAAGCCGGATCTCCCTCAATGTGtgcaaaaataaaactgcTGCTCGATCGAAATTTATTGTCTCAATGGTGTGAGACTGCTGCTTCATACTCCCGAACAATTGAAATTAACGAGAGGTATAAAAAGGGAAGGTAACATGAACTTATACCAGATTGAATCAAACTTCCTCTTTTGATAGATCAAAACataacaaaataaaacagaaaaggaaaacaaaaaaaatgtctagCTCGCAATTAGCTGTTGAGAGTGATGCAAATATTCGAAATGCTTCTGATGCTGACGTTCATGTGGCACCACCTGTAGAGAAAGAGTGGTCGGATGAGCTCGATGATAACGAGGTCCTTAATATAGGGCAACTGGAAGCCCCAAAGAGAGGTTTTCTGGGATATCTTACCATCTACCTACTGTGTATTCCTATATCTTTCGGGGGGTTTCTACCTGGCTGGGATAGTGGTATTACCGCAGGCTTCATCAACATggacaatttcaaaatgaacttCGGATCCTACAAGCACAGCACTGGAGAGTATTATTTGAGCAACGTGCGTATGGGTCTTCTTGTAGCAATGTTTAGTATTGGGTGTGCCATAGGGGGCCTTATTTTTGCCCAACTGGCCGACAGAATAGGCAGAAGGTTAGCAATTGTGATCGTGGTGTTGGTGTATATGATCGGTGCTATTATTCAGATTAGTTCAAGCCACAAATGGTACCAATACTTTGTTGGTAAGATTATTTATGGTCTCGGTGCTGGTGGTTGTTCGGTGTTGTGTCCGATGCTTCTGTCTGAAATAGCTCCCAAGGACCTAAGAGGTGGGCTTATCTCGTTGTATCAACTGAACATGACCTTTGGTATCTTCCTAGGTTACTGTAGTGTTTATGGGACAAGAAAATACGATAACACCGCACAATGGAGGGTGCCTCTTGGGCTATGCTTCTTGTGGGCCCTGATTATCATCATTGGTATGTTATTAGTTCCAGAGTCACCAAGATATCTGATCGAACGTGAAAAACATGAGGAAGCACGTGCTTCCATTGCCAAGATAAACAAGGTTTCAGCAGAAGATCCATGGGTACATGGGGAGGCAGAAGCAATTATTGCTGGTGTGCTTGCCCAAAGGGAGCTAGGGGAAGCCTCATGGAAAGAGCTTTTCTCAGTGAAAACCAAAGTGCTTCAGCGTTTGATTACCGGGATACTTATACAGACCTTCCTGCAACTTACCGGTGAGaactactttttcttctacgGAACtaccattttcaaatcagTCGGGCTTACTGATGGTTTCGAGACCTCAATCGTCCTGGGTACagtgaatttcttttccactATTATTGCCGTTATGGTCGTGGACAAAATTGGTCGTCGTAAGTGTCTGCTATTCGGGGCAGCTGGGATGATGGCGTGTATGGTCATTTTCGCAAGTATCGGTGTGAAATGTCTTTACCCACACGGTGAGGATGCTCCTTCTTCGAAGGGTGCAGGTAATGCTATGATTGTGTTTACCTGTTTCTACATATTCTGCTTTGCAAGTACATGGGCTCCTGTTGCTTATATTGTGGTTGCCGAGTCGTTCCCTTCGAAGGTCAAGTCTAGAGCTATGTCGATTTCGACTGCCTTTAACTGGCTATGGCAATTTTTGATTGGTTTCTTCACACCATTTATTACCGGATCTATCCATTTCTACTATGGTTATGTGTTTGTGGGCTGCTTGGTTGCTATGTTTTtgtatgttttctttttcttaccaGAAACAATTGGGTTATCCCTAGAGGAGATTCAACTATTGTATGAGGACGGTGTGAAACCATGGAAATCTGCATCTTGGGTGCCACCTTCAAGGAGAGGAAGCTCTTCCGAAGAAGTTGAGACTCAGAAGAAGGACTGGaggaaatttttgaagttctcgAAGAGTTCTGATTGATCTTTGGGTGCATATGTTTGTCTTGCGAGGGCAACATTGTATATTATATCttacataaaaatatgttaCTTTAATTTTCACGAATTTATGAAGAGCCTTGGAGATTTATGCTCATGCATATATATCTGTATCACGAAGAAGTTCTCAACTGATATAACGTAGTGCGcacttcttttctttttcatcaatggaaGCGGAGAACTATATTGCTGGAAACATAAACGGCGATGCCAATGGCGATGGTGATGGCTACACAAGACGGAAGTTCTTGAGTACTTACTAAATGAAGAGTGCATACTTACAGGCATGTGACACGTTACTTGACTAACAAAACTACAAAacatacaaaaaatacataatcTATACAAGATATCTAATCATTACAATCGAGGTGCGCAGATCGTTTTTCAAGCTCACACTTGATCTAGAATTTCGTTCACAGCGGCAAGTGGCCCTTTATCATAGACTGTCTCGAGCGAGTGGGTTAACTGCGCAACAAAGGCCTTGTTTTCACGAATCTCAGGACTGAAAAGGACTTCGATGTTCAGCAATTCGTGGGGATCTCTACCGCCCTTAACGGCAGCTGCCTTCAAAATTGGGGCCATAGGGTCCTCAATTTCAAATGGTTTTCCGTCCATGTCAACACCGGTCAGATAACGGAACCAACCAGCGACACACACGGCCAGCAGCTTGTACTTGCCATTTGGTTTACGTAGCTGCTCATAGATGGAGGGTAAAACGTACTTAGGCATCTTACCTGAGCCCATCAAACAGATACGGGCAACGGTGTCCTGAATTGCTGGGTTAGAGAATCTTTCCAACACAGACGCAGTGTACTCTTCGAAATCGACGCCTGGCACTTTGGGTAACAATGGGATAACTTCCTCATGCATTAGAACACGGATATACTTGTTGATAGTTGGGTCGTTGACAACCTCATGTATATAGGTGTAGCCTGCCAAGTATCCCAAGTATCCCATAGCTGAGTGCCCACCGTTAAGCAGACGCAGCTTCATCAATTCATAGGAGTCCACGTCCTTGACAACCTGGACGCCAACAAGTTCCCAAGGAGGACGACCGTCAGAGAAGTTGTCTTCAAGAACCCATTGGATGAAGGGTTCGGCAACAACCGGACATAGGTCCTTAATACCCCATGTGTCAGCGACGTACTTACGCTCCTTGTCGGTACAGCGTGGTGTCACACGATCAACCATGCTGTTGGGAGAAGTGACCTTGTCTTCAATCCAAGCAGCGAActtttcatccttctttAACTTGGCAAACGCAACAAGCATAGTCTTGACTGTGACACCGTTCTGGGGCATGTTATCGCACGACATGATGGTGAAGGGAGTGAGGCCTTTTTTGTAACGCAGTAATAGAGCCTCATACAGGTACCCGTAGAGAGTGTCCGGCTTCTCTGGGTGATTCAAATCGTTGACAATCTCGGGAGCATCAGCCATCAAAGAGTTTGTTGCCTCACTGTGGTAGTAACCGTTTTCGGTGACGGTCAGAGATACAATGTGTGTGTCTGGACTGgccatcttttcaataacagCTCTTGGATCATCGGGTGCGTACATATAGGCGGTGATGGAACCGACAACGTAGGCATTGGCGTCTTTGATACCGCGCTCCACGACGGTGTACAGGCAATCTTGGGCCTTCATGGCATCGCGCATAGCAGCATCTGCCTTCATTAAACCAACACCGCAGATGGACCAGTCTTTCAAATTGTGGTCTTGCATCAAGCGATGCATGAAAACGGCCAAATGGGAACGGTGGAATGCACCGACCCCTAGATGGACGATCCCTTGTTTAACACCTTCTCTGTTGTAAGTAGGTATTGGTAAGGCAGATTGAAAACTCTTAAGAGTTTTAGCGTTCAAACTGGCAGTTTTTGTttcgttttgttttgtcattttcttatattgttactttttttccttttataTCTATTTTATCTCTGAATGTGAAGAACAATACCGAGAAGAAGCCACTACCAATTCTACAATTCTACAATTCTACAATCGCTGCTTGCTATTTATATGTGAAACTCAATGAAGTTGAGCGATATTTCAGATTCCGAGCAGGTAGTCATCCCATCTTTTCCCACCTCCCTGAAACATGGCGATTTCTCTCTTAGCTAACGTAATCTAGCAGGTTGTTTCTGTTCTCACCGAGACGTGCGACGCAAGAGAACGTACGAGATCTCTGTCGCTACTTTCCCCCCCACAATTAGTTCGAAAGCTGAACTGATTAGTTTCTGGCGAAAAGCTTATGCGATGACGTATGCTTGTGGTGCGTGCCGCAACCAAAAATGGCGAGCTAAAAATACAAGAACAGTTAATGCAAGGAGAGTTGTTTGTTGGGCTCATTCTACTGCAACGGCACCCACGCCAAGAAAACTAGCAACTGAGTGGTGGGGTGGCGTGGGGACGCAGGCACAAAGgcaaaaaccaaaaaggATTCCGACAGGCACAACGCCCCCACGCTGCATTACCCCGCGACCCCTTATTTGCTAAGACGCCCTGCAGGAGACTGCGTGCCAGGCACATATGGGTGCAGAAAATAAGGTTTTTCGGGGTCAGTTTCTGGCAAGCAACACACAcgatgatattattgagACTGGCGGGCTACGTTTAGCTTCAGTTCGGCATACATCGGGCGGGCGTTCCCGAGGCGGTATGACGAACAAACCTCGTTCAGAACTTGTTGTCTTTATTGGCCATCGCGATTCATCTTGTTGCATATAATGCTTCACTTGTTTCCGATCGCGTATCTCCTTTCTCCGGTCTCACATCGTCGAACTCTGTTACGTAGGCAGAATAACCACCGCTACTGCCAAAATGCATGATGGCAAGCAACGCTTTCTTATTGTCTTTGTAGCTAACTATTCGACATATAAAACAGCACGTTTCTCGAGCTACCGAACGCTGTGAAGACAATGGTCAAGTGCGGAGAGAAACCAAGAAGCCAAAAGACCAACGAACaaaaatcaaggaaaaagcaTGTCTCAATCCACTAATCCTGCAATTGTTTTAAGAAAAGTCGAGACATTGCGATCGAGCAAAGACCAGTTCCTGCCATTGACGATCCT
Coding sequences within it:
- the SKDI02G4060 gene encoding RTA1 domain-containing protein encodes the protein MSTDSDFVLYHYTPSKRAAIVFVVLFILMIVVYAVQTFNAARKASKIARYNSFEPSDDKIDDKTDDKTDDKSVIFENNDSKKKFKVLSTVCAFIPFFIGFIMEFIGYIGRVLSSSDPTKIAPYIIQSLLLLVAPALIAATIYMVFGRLLNAMRCESLMLISARFGTTFFVVGDVFSFFLQAAGGGLMSKKGSTKTGSNLITAGLIVQIVFFGFFIINEIRFSISVKKKCSFYSGISRKWFIVNATLLLSSVLILVRSIVRVVEFIQGFDGFIISHEYFIYVFDAVPMLLVIIAFSVGSFFGNVFDVIAECQYSTFSDSA
- the SKDI02G4070 gene encoding sugar porter family MFS transporter — translated: MSSSQLAVESDANIRNASDADVHVAPPVEKEWSDELDDNEVLNIGQLEAPKRGFLGYLTIYLLCIPISFGGFLPGWDSGITAGFINMDNFKMNFGSYKHSTGEYYLSNVRMGLLVAMFSIGCAIGGLIFAQLADRIGRRLAIVIVVLVYMIGAIIQISSSHKWYQYFVGKIIYGLGAGGCSVLCPMLLSEIAPKDLRGGLISLYQLNMTFGIFLGYCSVYGTRKYDNTAQWRVPLGLCFLWALIIIIGMLLVPESPRYLIEREKHEEARASIAKINKVSAEDPWVHGEAEAIIAGVLAQRELGEASWKELFSVKTKVLQRLITGILIQTFLQLTGENYFFFYGTTIFKSVGLTDGFETSIVLGTVNFFSTIIAVMVVDKIGRRKCLLFGAAGMMACMVIFASIGVKCLYPHGEDAPSSKGAGNAMIVFTCFYIFCFASTWAPVAYIVVAESFPSKVKSRAMSISTAFNWLWQFLIGFFTPFITGSIHFYYGYVFVGCLVAMFLYVFFFLPETIGLSLEEIQLLYEDGVKPWKSASWVPPSRRGSSSEEVETQKKDWRKFLKFSKSSD
- the SKDI02G4080 gene encoding mannitol dehydrogenase family protein; translated protein: MTKQNETKTASLNAKTLKSFQSALPIPTYNREGVKQGIVHLGVGAFHRSHLAVFMHRLMQDHNLKDWSICGVGLMKADAAMRDAMKAQDCLYTVVERGIKDANAYVVGSITAYMYAPDDPRAVIEKMASPDTHIVSLTVTENGYYHSEATNSLMADAPEIVNDLNHPEKPDTLYGYLYEALLLRYKKGLTPFTIMSCDNMPQNGVTVKTMLVAFAKLKKDEKFAAWIEDKVTSPNSMVDRVTPRCTDKERKYVADTWGIKDLCPVVAEPFIQWVLEDNFSDGRPPWELVGVQVVKDVDSYELMKLRLLNGGHSAMGYLGYLAGYTYIHEVVNDPTINKYIRVLMHEEVIPLLPKVPGVDFEEYTASVLERFSNPAIQDTVARICLMGSGKMPKYVLPSIYEQLRKPNGKYKLLAVCVAGWFRYLTGVDMDGKPFEIEDPMAPILKAAAVKGGRDPHELLNIEVLFSPEIRENKAFVAQLTHSLETVYDKGPLAAVNEILDQV